One part of the Corallococcus caeni genome encodes these proteins:
- a CDS encoding alpha/beta fold hydrolase, whose protein sequence is MRRTVELTDIGGNDEGPRVLLLPGLGARGSGFRELALWLTDVARPVLVEYPEGEHAACGARALAEQVLRVTGPSDAVVASSFGGMVAAHLAAGGATRGVAFLGAFTRTAQVGPRGRLIAMMGPIAVLGRPGRVAASLAAWRPVPSAQVADVVPTTALERVTTLRRAFAIHAEPPPPDLRPLKVSCLCIQGDRDVLVPPSSLERLAASLPEGTPRHLLRGAGHVPYFSHPEECARLLTPWLQALAPAGLAALAASEVGSAA, encoded by the coding sequence ATGCGCCGCACGGTGGAGCTGACGGACATTGGAGGGAATGACGAGGGGCCTCGCGTCCTCCTATTGCCGGGACTGGGCGCCCGTGGATCAGGCTTTCGCGAGCTCGCCCTGTGGCTGACGGACGTCGCGCGCCCTGTCCTGGTCGAGTACCCGGAGGGCGAGCATGCGGCGTGCGGCGCGCGGGCCCTGGCGGAGCAGGTGCTGCGCGTCACGGGGCCCTCGGACGCGGTGGTGGCCAGCTCCTTTGGCGGCATGGTAGCGGCGCACCTGGCAGCGGGCGGTGCGACGCGCGGCGTCGCGTTCCTGGGCGCGTTCACGCGCACGGCGCAGGTGGGGCCTCGTGGGCGGCTCATCGCGATGATGGGGCCCATCGCGGTGCTGGGGCGTCCTGGCCGCGTCGCGGCGTCGCTGGCGGCGTGGCGGCCGGTGCCCTCCGCGCAGGTGGCGGACGTGGTGCCCACCACGGCGCTGGAGCGCGTGACGACGCTGCGGCGCGCGTTCGCCATCCACGCGGAGCCGCCGCCGCCGGACTTGCGGCCGCTGAAGGTGTCGTGCCTGTGCATCCAGGGGGACCGCGACGTGCTGGTGCCGCCGTCGTCGCTGGAGCGGCTGGCCGCGTCGCTGCCGGAAGGCACGCCCCGGCACCTGCTGCGCGGAGCGGGACACGTGCCCTATTTCTCGCACCCGGAGGAGTGCGCGCGGCTGCTCACGCCGTGGCTCCAGGCGCTCGCGCCCGCGGGGCTCGCGGCGCTCGCGGCCTCGGAGGTGGGCTCCGCGGCTTGA
- a CDS encoding SGNH/GDSL hydrolase family protein, with product MSTRPLRALLFLAFLSTVARAAPQPAAGLTASPVLPTAPAQAAAPAPAPRRTVLLLGDSLIATGFGEYLQNQLAAHPRIRCERRAKSSTGLARPDFFDWLEVGQQEVRQHQPDVVVVILGGNDGQALHTRQGRATVAWGKPDWQGEYRQRLTDFVTAISAPGRKIVWLELPATGLHRFEQKLTLIRDLQREVVAGREDAVHLETRPFFTDARGKALKQARVEGFRKPMRLRMTDGVHFTVAGGRYFANKVYPEVLGALGLETPEPAEQHTSRPAAPPVKTALQASAPAAPVVPPAAP from the coding sequence ATGTCGACCCGTCCTCTTCGCGCGCTCCTCTTCCTGGCGTTCCTGTCCACGGTGGCCCGGGCCGCGCCGCAACCCGCTGCCGGGCTGACCGCCTCGCCCGTGCTGCCCACCGCTCCGGCCCAGGCCGCCGCTCCGGCGCCCGCGCCCCGCCGCACCGTGCTGCTCCTGGGCGACAGCCTCATCGCCACGGGCTTCGGCGAGTACCTCCAGAACCAGCTCGCCGCGCACCCGCGGATCCGCTGCGAGCGCCGCGCGAAGTCGTCCACCGGCCTCGCGCGCCCGGACTTCTTCGACTGGCTGGAGGTCGGTCAGCAGGAGGTGCGGCAGCACCAGCCGGACGTCGTGGTGGTCATCCTGGGCGGCAACGACGGGCAGGCCCTGCACACGCGGCAGGGGCGCGCCACCGTCGCCTGGGGCAAGCCGGACTGGCAGGGGGAGTACCGCCAGCGGCTGACGGACTTCGTGACCGCCATCTCCGCGCCGGGCCGCAAGATCGTCTGGCTGGAGCTGCCCGCCACGGGCCTCCACCGCTTCGAGCAGAAGCTCACGCTGATCCGCGACCTGCAGCGCGAGGTCGTCGCCGGACGCGAGGACGCCGTGCACCTGGAGACGCGGCCCTTCTTCACCGACGCGCGCGGCAAGGCGCTGAAGCAGGCTCGTGTGGAGGGCTTCCGCAAGCCCATGCGCCTGCGCATGACGGACGGCGTCCACTTCACCGTGGCCGGCGGGCGCTACTTCGCGAACAAGGTGTACCCGGAGGTGCTGGGCGCGCTGGGCCTGGAGACCCCGGAGCCCGCGGAACAGCACACCTCGCGCCCCGCCGCCCCGCCGGTGAAGACGGCGCTGCAGGCCTCGGCTCCGGCCGCCCCGGTAGTGCCTCCGGCCGCCCCGTAG
- a CDS encoding Spx/MgsR family RNA polymerase-binding regulatory protein, translating into MSDDLLVLAYAGCDTCRKALKWLEARGVSHRVRPIVDQPPTVAELRQWIPKSGVSVRKWLNTSGQSYRALGKAQVDAASDAELMEWLAKDGKLVKRPVLVTKDAVTVGFKPEAYEALFPLHAS; encoded by the coding sequence ATGTCCGACGACCTCCTCGTGCTGGCGTACGCCGGCTGTGACACCTGCCGGAAGGCCTTGAAGTGGCTGGAGGCGCGGGGCGTCTCCCACCGGGTGCGCCCCATCGTGGACCAGCCCCCCACCGTGGCGGAGCTGCGCCAGTGGATCCCGAAGAGCGGCGTGTCCGTGCGCAAGTGGCTCAACACCAGCGGCCAGAGCTACCGCGCGCTCGGGAAGGCGCAGGTCGACGCGGCCTCCGACGCGGAGCTGATGGAGTGGCTCGCGAAGGACGGGAAGCTGGTGAAGCGGCCCGTGCTCGTCACGAAGGACGCCGTCACCGTGGGCTTCAAGCCGGAGGCCTACGAAGCGCTGTTCCCCCTTCACGCGTCTTGA
- a CDS encoding lysylphosphatidylglycerol synthase transmembrane domain-containing protein: MEGTRAEPIPTLEEPLEVPAKRRRGWWIPGVLMLVALLAFILTRHSEEQHFLELVREARPAWLLVAAACQVGTYLCVSGIWWVVLHRARVKTSLWSLARLSLMKLAFDQVIPTGGVGGSLLVGRGLRRKGASPGTAAGAVLLTVLCFYVAQALGVGVSLFLLWRRSELNEWIQWLVTAFGVVALIIPLAILWATRHREWTPGRFARRIPALGAMLKAIAEVPPGMLLNPGLLARGVVLQLGVYVLDAATLGAMLRAMGQDVPLSTVFVSFMVASMAETVSIIPGGVGTYEAASVGMLNLFGVPVEAALAGTLLLRGFTLWLPLLPGLYLLRHTFRSPAPGGQAG, encoded by the coding sequence ATGGAGGGCACGCGCGCCGAACCCATCCCCACGCTGGAGGAGCCGCTGGAGGTGCCAGCGAAGCGCCGGCGGGGCTGGTGGATTCCAGGGGTGTTGATGCTCGTCGCGCTCCTGGCGTTCATCCTCACGCGGCACTCGGAGGAGCAGCACTTCCTGGAGCTGGTGCGGGAGGCCCGGCCCGCGTGGCTGCTGGTGGCCGCCGCGTGCCAGGTGGGCACCTACCTGTGCGTGTCCGGCATCTGGTGGGTGGTCCTGCACCGGGCGCGAGTCAAGACGTCGCTCTGGTCGCTGGCGCGGCTGTCGCTGATGAAGCTCGCGTTCGACCAGGTGATTCCCACCGGCGGGGTGGGCGGGTCGCTGCTCGTCGGACGCGGGCTGCGCCGCAAGGGCGCCAGCCCCGGGACCGCCGCGGGCGCGGTGCTGCTCACGGTGCTGTGCTTCTACGTCGCGCAGGCGCTGGGCGTGGGCGTGAGCCTCTTCTTGCTCTGGCGCAGGTCCGAGCTGAACGAGTGGATCCAATGGCTCGTCACCGCCTTCGGCGTGGTGGCGCTCATCATCCCCCTGGCCATCCTCTGGGCCACGCGGCACCGCGAGTGGACGCCGGGCCGCTTCGCCCGGCGCATCCCGGCGCTGGGCGCCATGCTCAAGGCCATCGCGGAGGTGCCGCCCGGCATGCTGCTCAACCCCGGCCTGCTCGCGCGCGGCGTCGTCCTTCAACTGGGCGTCTACGTGCTGGACGCGGCCACGCTGGGCGCCATGTTGCGCGCGATGGGGCAGGACGTCCCGCTGAGCACCGTGTTCGTCAGCTTCATGGTGGCCTCCATGGCGGAGACGGTGTCCATCATCCCCGGCGGCGTGGGCACCTACGAGGCCGCGTCCGTGGGCATGCTCAACCTCTTCGGCGTCCCGGTGGAGGCCGCGCTCGCGGGCACCCTGCTGCTGCGCGGCTTCACCCTGTGGCTGCCCCTGCTCCCCGGCCTGTACCTGCTGCGCCACACCTTCCGCAGCCCCGCGCCCGGAGGGCAGGCAGGCTGA
- a CDS encoding SET domain-containing protein yields MNLGPALFLHPGVKVRPCEWGMGVFTDDFIAAGELIEECHYLKVPQRQCRGEPLDDYVFEIRWHRHEEPRKGDWVALVMGYGMIYNHASDPNASYSRAEDRDVFRYHALRDIHPGEQIFISYGENWWKARGEEVPP; encoded by the coding sequence ATGAACCTGGGCCCGGCGCTGTTCCTCCATCCCGGCGTGAAGGTGCGGCCGTGCGAGTGGGGGATGGGCGTCTTCACCGACGACTTCATCGCGGCGGGAGAGCTCATCGAGGAGTGTCACTACCTCAAGGTCCCGCAGCGCCAGTGCCGGGGCGAACCACTCGACGACTATGTTTTCGAGATCCGCTGGCACCGCCACGAGGAGCCTCGCAAGGGTGACTGGGTCGCGCTCGTGATGGGCTACGGGATGATCTACAATCACGCGAGCGACCCCAACGCGTCCTATAGCCGAGCCGAGGACCGCGATGTGTTCCGTTATCACGCACTGCGGGACATCCACCCCGGGGAGCAGATCTTCATCAGCTACGGGGAGAACTGGTGGAAGGCGCGGGGTGAGGAGGTCCCGCCCTGA
- a CDS encoding DUF1592 domain-containing protein codes for MPLRRFYLSSALVLSAAACTGNIGGQDAAPESAAAPARVRRLTRDEYNKSASAVLGTPVDVAQGFAAEDTILGFSTHERLQVTSLLADQIDTAAVTLAEQGKSQLSDFYACPSGRTQDECARSFIQRVGERAFRRPVTAEEETDLLALFNQGKQGGTMETGAELVLQALFSSASFLYRTELGPDTARKGQVVELTPYEVASELSFMITGGPPDATLLSAAKAGTLSSPDEREAQARRLLKTPAAQLKLRQFFIEWLGLGGLAKVNKNNLVYPDYSVDFRDSMVRERDAFIDSVVKDHAGSVEELLGANYSFVDETLANFYGGLERTNVDDDTGLGRVTLPPERQGILTQAGVMSTYAHFDSSSPIKRGKFVLTRMLCRTVPAPPANVSTIPPALSENATTRERFAAHTNNPNCAGCHKIIDPMGFGMEDFDGLGQHRTEENGKRVDASGAVMAADGTTNLGSFTGGAQLARYLTKSEELANCVPLQFVRYAMGRDQHASDAELLAAMRSGPYRTDHLKITEALVSLVRSASFTQRRLPTR; via the coding sequence ATGCCATTGCGTCGTTTCTACCTGTCCTCCGCTCTCGTGCTGTCCGCCGCGGCCTGCACCGGCAACATCGGTGGGCAGGACGCGGCACCTGAAAGCGCGGCGGCGCCCGCGCGCGTGCGCCGGCTGACGCGCGACGAGTACAACAAGTCCGCCTCCGCGGTGCTGGGCACGCCCGTCGACGTCGCCCAGGGCTTCGCGGCCGAGGACACCATCCTCGGCTTCTCCACCCACGAGCGGCTGCAGGTGACGTCGCTCTTGGCGGATCAGATCGACACCGCCGCGGTGACGCTGGCGGAGCAGGGCAAGTCACAGCTGAGTGACTTCTACGCGTGCCCCTCCGGCAGGACGCAGGATGAGTGCGCGCGGTCCTTCATCCAGCGCGTGGGAGAGCGCGCCTTCCGCCGGCCGGTGACGGCGGAGGAGGAGACGGACCTCCTGGCCCTCTTCAACCAGGGCAAGCAGGGCGGGACCATGGAGACGGGCGCGGAGCTGGTGCTCCAGGCCCTCTTCTCCTCCGCGTCGTTCCTGTACCGCACGGAGCTGGGCCCGGACACCGCGCGCAAGGGCCAGGTCGTGGAGCTGACCCCCTACGAGGTCGCCTCCGAGCTGTCCTTCATGATCACCGGCGGTCCGCCGGACGCCACGCTGCTGTCCGCCGCCAAGGCCGGCACGCTGTCGTCCCCCGACGAGCGCGAGGCGCAGGCGCGCCGGCTGCTCAAGACGCCGGCCGCGCAGCTGAAGCTGCGCCAGTTCTTCATCGAGTGGCTGGGGCTGGGCGGCCTGGCCAAGGTGAACAAGAACAACCTCGTGTACCCGGACTACAGCGTGGACTTCCGCGACTCCATGGTCCGCGAGCGCGACGCGTTCATCGACTCCGTGGTGAAGGACCACGCGGGCTCCGTGGAGGAGCTGCTGGGCGCCAACTACTCCTTCGTGGACGAGACGCTGGCGAACTTCTACGGCGGCCTGGAGCGCACCAACGTGGACGACGACACCGGCCTGGGCCGCGTGACGCTGCCCCCGGAGCGCCAGGGCATCCTCACCCAGGCGGGCGTGATGTCCACGTACGCCCACTTCGACTCGTCCTCGCCCATCAAGCGCGGCAAGTTCGTGCTCACGCGCATGCTGTGCCGCACGGTGCCCGCGCCGCCGGCGAACGTGTCCACCATCCCCCCGGCCCTGTCGGAGAACGCCACCACCCGCGAGCGCTTCGCGGCGCACACCAACAACCCGAACTGCGCCGGCTGCCACAAGATCATCGACCCCATGGGCTTCGGCATGGAGGACTTCGACGGCCTGGGCCAGCACCGCACGGAGGAGAACGGCAAGCGGGTGGACGCCAGCGGCGCGGTGATGGCCGCGGACGGCACCACCAACCTGGGCAGCTTCACCGGCGGCGCGCAGCTGGCGCGCTACCTGACGAAGAGCGAGGAGCTGGCCAACTGCGTGCCGCTCCAGTTCGTGCGCTACGCCATGGGGCGTGACCAGCACGCGTCGGACGCGGAGCTGCTCGCCGCCATGCGTTCGGGCCCCTACCGCACGGACCACCTGAAAATCACCGAAGCGCTGGTCAGCCTGGTGCGCTCGGCTTCCTTCACGCAGCGGCGTCTGCCCACCCGTTGA